Proteins from a single region of Macaca fascicularis isolate 582-1 chromosome 17, T2T-MFA8v1.1:
- the RNASEH2B gene encoding ribonuclease H2 subunit B isoform X6 produces the protein MAAGVDCGDGVGARQHVFLVPEYLKDASKKMKSGLMFVKLVNPCSGEGAIYLFNMCLQQLFEVKVFKEKHHSWFINQSVQSGGLLHFATPVDPLFLLLHYLIKADKEGKFQPLDQVVVDNMFPNCILLLKLPGLEKLLHHVTEEKEDYIRYAHGLISDYIPKELSDDLSKYLKLPEPSASLPNPPSKKIKLSDEPVEAKEDYTKFNTKDLKTEKKNSKMTAAQKALAKVDKSGMKSIDTFFVVKNKKTIGKV, from the exons aatatttaaaagatgCTTCAAAGAAGATGAAAAGTGGGCTAATGTTTGTAAAACTGGTTAACCCGTGTTCAG GAGAAGGAGCCATTTACTTGTTCAATATGTGTCTACAGCAGCTGTTTGAAGTAAAAGTTTTCAAGGAAAAACACCATTCTTGGTTTATAAATCAGTCAGTTCAATCAG GAGGTCTTCTCCACTTCGCCACACCTGTGGATCCTCTATTTCTGCTTCTCCACTACCTCATAAAGGCTGATAAGGAG GGGAAGTTTCAGCCCCTTGATCAAGTTGTGGTAGATAACATGTTTCCAAATTGCATCTTGTTGCTGAAACTTCCTGGACTTGAGAAGTTACTTCACCATGTGACAGAGGAAAAAG aGGATTATATTCGTTATGCCCATGGTCTGATATCTGATTACATCCCTAAAGAATTAAGTGATGACTTATCTAAATACTTAAA GCTTCCAGAACCTTCAGCCTCGTTGCCAAATCCTCCATCAAAG AAAATAAAGTTATCAGATGAGCCTGTAGAAGCAAAAGAAGATTACACTAAGTTTAATACTAAAGATTTGAAGACTGAAAAG aaaaatagcaaaatgactGCAGCTCAGAAGGCTTTGGCTAAAGTTGACAAGAGTGGAATGAAAAGTATTGATACCTTTTttgttgtaaaaaataaaaaaacaattggAAAGGTTTGA
- the RNASEH2B gene encoding ribonuclease H2 subunit B isoform X1 encodes MAAGVDCGDGVGARQHVFLVPEYLKDASKKMKSGLMFVKLVNPCSGEGAIYLFNMCLQQLFEVKVFKEKHHSWFINQSVQSGGLLHFATPVDPLFLLLHYLIKADKEGKFQPLDQVVVDNMFPNCILLLKLPGLEKLLHHVTEEKEIDNKKYYKYSKEKTLKWLGKKVNQTTAALKTNNVNVSCRVQSTAFFSGDQVSTDKEEDYIRYAHGLISDYIPKELSDDLSKYLKLPEPSASLPNPPSKKIKLSDEPVEAKEDYTKFNTKDLKTEKKNSKMTAAQKALAKVDKSGMKSIDTFFVVKNKKTIGKV; translated from the exons aatatttaaaagatgCTTCAAAGAAGATGAAAAGTGGGCTAATGTTTGTAAAACTGGTTAACCCGTGTTCAG GAGAAGGAGCCATTTACTTGTTCAATATGTGTCTACAGCAGCTGTTTGAAGTAAAAGTTTTCAAGGAAAAACACCATTCTTGGTTTATAAATCAGTCAGTTCAATCAG GAGGTCTTCTCCACTTCGCCACACCTGTGGATCCTCTATTTCTGCTTCTCCACTACCTCATAAAGGCTGATAAGGAG GGGAAGTTTCAGCCCCTTGATCAAGTTGTGGTAGATAACATGTTTCCAAATTGCATCTTGTTGCTGAAACTTCCTGGACTTGAGAAGTTACTTCACCATGTGACAGAGGAAAAAG AAATAGACAACAAGAAATATTACAAGTACAGCAAAGAGAAGACATTAAAGTGGCTGGGAAAAAAG GTTAACCAAACTACAGCAGCATTAAAAACCAATAATGTAAATGTCAGTTGCCGGGTACAGTCAACTGCATTTTTCTCTGGTGATCAAGTTTCCACTGACAAGGAAG aGGATTATATTCGTTATGCCCATGGTCTGATATCTGATTACATCCCTAAAGAATTAAGTGATGACTTATCTAAATACTTAAA GCTTCCAGAACCTTCAGCCTCGTTGCCAAATCCTCCATCAAAG AAAATAAAGTTATCAGATGAGCCTGTAGAAGCAAAAGAAGATTACACTAAGTTTAATACTAAAGATTTGAAGACTGAAAAG aaaaatagcaaaatgactGCAGCTCAGAAGGCTTTGGCTAAAGTTGACAAGAGTGGAATGAAAAGTATTGATACCTTTTttgttgtaaaaaataaaaaaacaattggAAAGGTTTGA
- the RNASEH2B gene encoding ribonuclease H2 subunit B isoform X2: MAAGVDCGDGVGARQHVFLVPEYLKDASKKMKSGLMFVKLVNPCSGGLLHFATPVDPLFLLLHYLIKADKEGKFQPLDQVVVDNMFPNCILLLKLPGLEKLLHHVTEEKEIDNKKYYKYSKEKTLKWLGKKVNQTTAALKTNNVNVSCRVQSTAFFSGDQVSTDKEEDYIRYAHGLISDYIPKELSDDLSKYLKLPEPSASLPNPPSKKIKLSDEPVEAKEDYTKFNTKDLKTEKKNSKMTAAQKALAKVDKSGMKSIDTFFVVKNKKTIGKV, translated from the exons aatatttaaaagatgCTTCAAAGAAGATGAAAAGTGGGCTAATGTTTGTAAAACTGGTTAACCCGTGTTCAG GAGGTCTTCTCCACTTCGCCACACCTGTGGATCCTCTATTTCTGCTTCTCCACTACCTCATAAAGGCTGATAAGGAG GGGAAGTTTCAGCCCCTTGATCAAGTTGTGGTAGATAACATGTTTCCAAATTGCATCTTGTTGCTGAAACTTCCTGGACTTGAGAAGTTACTTCACCATGTGACAGAGGAAAAAG AAATAGACAACAAGAAATATTACAAGTACAGCAAAGAGAAGACATTAAAGTGGCTGGGAAAAAAG GTTAACCAAACTACAGCAGCATTAAAAACCAATAATGTAAATGTCAGTTGCCGGGTACAGTCAACTGCATTTTTCTCTGGTGATCAAGTTTCCACTGACAAGGAAG aGGATTATATTCGTTATGCCCATGGTCTGATATCTGATTACATCCCTAAAGAATTAAGTGATGACTTATCTAAATACTTAAA GCTTCCAGAACCTTCAGCCTCGTTGCCAAATCCTCCATCAAAG AAAATAAAGTTATCAGATGAGCCTGTAGAAGCAAAAGAAGATTACACTAAGTTTAATACTAAAGATTTGAAGACTGAAAAG aaaaatagcaaaatgactGCAGCTCAGAAGGCTTTGGCTAAAGTTGACAAGAGTGGAATGAAAAGTATTGATACCTTTTttgttgtaaaaaataaaaaaacaattggAAAGGTTTGA
- the RNASEH2B gene encoding ribonuclease H2 subunit B isoform X3: MAAGVDCGDGVGARQHVFLVPEYLKDASKKMKSGLMFVKLVNPCSGEGAIYLFNMCLQQLFEVKVFKEKHHSWFINQSVQSGGLLHFATPVDPLFLLLHYLIKADKEGKFQPLDQVVVDNMFPNCILLLKLPGLEKLLHHVTEEKEIDNKKYYKYSKEKTLKWLGKKVNQTTAALKTNNVNVSCRVQSTAFFSGDQVSTDKEEDYIRYAHGLISDYIPKELSDDLSKYLKLPEPSASLPNPPSKAATHSSSAAGVFIS, from the exons aatatttaaaagatgCTTCAAAGAAGATGAAAAGTGGGCTAATGTTTGTAAAACTGGTTAACCCGTGTTCAG GAGAAGGAGCCATTTACTTGTTCAATATGTGTCTACAGCAGCTGTTTGAAGTAAAAGTTTTCAAGGAAAAACACCATTCTTGGTTTATAAATCAGTCAGTTCAATCAG GAGGTCTTCTCCACTTCGCCACACCTGTGGATCCTCTATTTCTGCTTCTCCACTACCTCATAAAGGCTGATAAGGAG GGGAAGTTTCAGCCCCTTGATCAAGTTGTGGTAGATAACATGTTTCCAAATTGCATCTTGTTGCTGAAACTTCCTGGACTTGAGAAGTTACTTCACCATGTGACAGAGGAAAAAG AAATAGACAACAAGAAATATTACAAGTACAGCAAAGAGAAGACATTAAAGTGGCTGGGAAAAAAG GTTAACCAAACTACAGCAGCATTAAAAACCAATAATGTAAATGTCAGTTGCCGGGTACAGTCAACTGCATTTTTCTCTGGTGATCAAGTTTCCACTGACAAGGAAG aGGATTATATTCGTTATGCCCATGGTCTGATATCTGATTACATCCCTAAAGAATTAAGTGATGACTTATCTAAATACTTAAA GCTTCCAGAACCTTCAGCCTCGTTGCCAAATCCTCCATCAAAG GCTGCTACCCACAGCTCCTCTGCAGCTGGTGTGTTTATCTCCTAG
- the RNASEH2B gene encoding ribonuclease H2 subunit B isoform X8 — MCLQQLFEVKVFKEKHHSWFINQSVQSGGLLHFATPVDPLFLLLHYLIKADKEGKFQPLDQVVVDNMFPNCILLLKLPGLEKLLHHVTEEKEIDNKKYYKYSKEKTLKWLGKKVNQTTAALKTNNVNVSCRVQSTAFFSGDQVSTDKEEDYIRYAHGLISDYIPKELSDDLSKYLKLPEPSASLPNPPSKMAAQRQKRGK, encoded by the exons ATGTGTCTACAGCAGCTGTTTGAAGTAAAAGTTTTCAAGGAAAAACACCATTCTTGGTTTATAAATCAGTCAGTTCAATCAG GAGGTCTTCTCCACTTCGCCACACCTGTGGATCCTCTATTTCTGCTTCTCCACTACCTCATAAAGGCTGATAAGGAG GGGAAGTTTCAGCCCCTTGATCAAGTTGTGGTAGATAACATGTTTCCAAATTGCATCTTGTTGCTGAAACTTCCTGGACTTGAGAAGTTACTTCACCATGTGACAGAGGAAAAAG AAATAGACAACAAGAAATATTACAAGTACAGCAAAGAGAAGACATTAAAGTGGCTGGGAAAAAAG GTTAACCAAACTACAGCAGCATTAAAAACCAATAATGTAAATGTCAGTTGCCGGGTACAGTCAACTGCATTTTTCTCTGGTGATCAAGTTTCCACTGACAAGGAAG aGGATTATATTCGTTATGCCCATGGTCTGATATCTGATTACATCCCTAAAGAATTAAGTGATGACTTATCTAAATACTTAAA GCTTCCAGAACCTTCAGCCTCGTTGCCAAATCCTCCATCAAAG
- the RNASEH2B gene encoding ribonuclease H2 subunit B isoform X4, translating into MCLQQLFEVKVFKEKHHSWFINQSVQSGGLLHFATPVDPLFLLLHYLIKADKEGKFQPLDQVVVDNMFPNCILLLKLPGLEKLLHHVTEEKEIDNKKYYKYSKEKTLKWLGKKVNQTTAALKTNNVNVSCRVQSTAFFSGDQVSTDKEEDYIRYAHGLISDYIPKELSDDLSKYLKLPEPSASLPNPPSKKIKLSDEPVEAKEDYTKFNTKDLKTEKKNSKMTAAQKALAKVDKSGMKSIDTFFVVKNKKTIGKV; encoded by the exons ATGTGTCTACAGCAGCTGTTTGAAGTAAAAGTTTTCAAGGAAAAACACCATTCTTGGTTTATAAATCAGTCAGTTCAATCAG GAGGTCTTCTCCACTTCGCCACACCTGTGGATCCTCTATTTCTGCTTCTCCACTACCTCATAAAGGCTGATAAGGAG GGGAAGTTTCAGCCCCTTGATCAAGTTGTGGTAGATAACATGTTTCCAAATTGCATCTTGTTGCTGAAACTTCCTGGACTTGAGAAGTTACTTCACCATGTGACAGAGGAAAAAG AAATAGACAACAAGAAATATTACAAGTACAGCAAAGAGAAGACATTAAAGTGGCTGGGAAAAAAG GTTAACCAAACTACAGCAGCATTAAAAACCAATAATGTAAATGTCAGTTGCCGGGTACAGTCAACTGCATTTTTCTCTGGTGATCAAGTTTCCACTGACAAGGAAG aGGATTATATTCGTTATGCCCATGGTCTGATATCTGATTACATCCCTAAAGAATTAAGTGATGACTTATCTAAATACTTAAA GCTTCCAGAACCTTCAGCCTCGTTGCCAAATCCTCCATCAAAG AAAATAAAGTTATCAGATGAGCCTGTAGAAGCAAAAGAAGATTACACTAAGTTTAATACTAAAGATTTGAAGACTGAAAAG aaaaatagcaaaatgactGCAGCTCAGAAGGCTTTGGCTAAAGTTGACAAGAGTGGAATGAAAAGTATTGATACCTTTTttgttgtaaaaaataaaaaaacaattggAAAGGTTTGA